A genomic window from Engraulis encrasicolus isolate BLACKSEA-1 chromosome 14, IST_EnEncr_1.0, whole genome shotgun sequence includes:
- the LOC134462093 gene encoding musculoskeletal embryonic nuclear protein 1-like isoform X1, whose protein sequence is MSQPGEVKKKKRPPMKEEDLKGARSKLGLKGEPKSKTYEVMVECERMGKVAPSVFSGVGSGGETAFDKPKAPASGSVFGK, encoded by the exons CCAGGtgaagtgaagaagaagaagaggcctCCAATGAAGGAAGAGGACCTGAAAGGGGCCCGCAGCAAGCTGGGACTCAAAGGAGAGCCGAAGAGTAAGACCTATGAGGTCATGGTTGAGTGCG AGCGCATGGGTAAGGTTGCCCCATCTGTGTTCAGTGGTGTGGGCTCTGGAGGAGAGACGGCCTTTGACAAGCCCAAGGCCCCTGCATCCGGAAGCGTCTTTGGAAAATAG